From Streptomyces durmitorensis, a single genomic window includes:
- a CDS encoding GOLPH3/VPS74 family protein, whose translation MGRSRRTIPEELLLLALDPATGTTAQPQSLDLGLAGAQLVELALAGRIAPDGDRIAVVMPRPTGDPTLDSALELLRRRGSPVRAVHWIGGPRLGLRQIYLAHLERCGMVHAVSGQMCGVLPTTRYQATDTAISRDIRSRLDSAIRTGVPPDPRTAALAALAHAVGLGKHLYPGNEGRSSRSRLRDLIRHDPMGGLVAHAVMDVQNGVAAQPRRSPAPAGPGGPGGPGGGRQPARTAPEPGGVPMQPRRGSMARAVAH comes from the coding sequence ATGGGCAGGAGCCGCAGAACAATTCCGGAGGAGCTTCTGCTGCTCGCTTTGGACCCGGCCACGGGTACCACAGCGCAGCCGCAGTCGCTCGACCTCGGTCTGGCCGGAGCACAGCTAGTGGAGCTGGCGCTGGCCGGACGGATAGCCCCAGACGGGGATCGTATCGCCGTGGTGATGCCACGGCCGACCGGAGATCCGACTCTGGACTCCGCACTGGAACTGCTGCGCAGGCGCGGCAGCCCGGTTCGGGCAGTCCACTGGATTGGCGGGCCCCGACTGGGGCTGCGCCAGATTTACCTCGCGCACCTGGAGCGGTGCGGCATGGTGCATGCCGTATCGGGCCAGATGTGCGGAGTGCTGCCGACGACTCGCTATCAAGCGACGGACACGGCAATCAGCCGGGACATCAGGTCCCGACTGGACAGTGCGATCCGCACCGGCGTACCACCGGACCCGCGGACCGCGGCGCTCGCCGCGCTCGCTCACGCAGTGGGACTCGGCAAGCACCTCTACCCCGGCAACGAAGGGCGTTCATCGCGCTCCCGTCTCCGGGACCTGATCAGGCACGACCCGATGGGCGGCCTCGTGGCGCACGCCGTGATGGACGTCCAGAACGGTGTGGCCGCTCAGCCACGCCGCAGCCCGGCCCCAGCGGGACCGGGCGGGCCTGGTGGACCGGGCGGTGGCCGACAGCCGGCCAGGACCGCGCCGGAACCCGGCGGGGTTCCGATGCAGCCGCGCCGCGGGTCCATGGCACGTGCCGTGGCCCACTGA
- a CDS encoding D-alanyl-D-alanine carboxypeptidase, with product MFWRNGNASGMAYEEASVAGETPDRSKQRKSSGKPTGSEPSVPAPEERDPRLAVAREVPAAREETRDEVRDEVREDKATAVFSTKAVAEAAEAEPEASGSKDAEGSPEGSSEAAESEAEPKGEEKGDARLRAAVAAWVASADEEGPKAAEGEKSAQEAAAADEEAASGEDAASDEDATAADDGEDDSSGDSDAAGESETEPESETEPEAEPEAAASESDAADKVPADDEADASEDSGPTDSADSADSTEADADEAEPEAAASESDAADKAPADDEADASEDSEATDSADSADSTEDDADEDEAKGETKAEAEVGDETPEPPSGGVDQATAVFKALPPKAVDQPTTMLKLSDHKPEAKKPEAKKPADKADPKPAAKPTAKPSAKPEGEAERTSKFVALKPLDTPSSSGALPPAKATPAAGAAPAAGAATPEKAPTPEKAPTPEKGNVGPERTTQQPLPPRPPLDLLAELTNTPPPPETRVRTTVRRVKIWTPLVLLMVIVFAVVQAVRPLPTPTLTLTAKETVSFEGDKPSMPWPSQGEAAMDVNGIGTFGTSGSQKPVPIASIAKVMTVYLILRDHPLKKGGDNGPDIPVDAAAAKHYETGKAGNESVVKVTEGQKISEYEALQAVMLPSANNIAKLLARWDTKSDSEDEFVAKMNKTAKELGMKNTHYTDPSGLDKTTVSTAEDLVKLGRAAMEDPVFNEISRQPSYKDLNGDKQNNFFGLVPTVAIGIKTGTTTAAGGNILFAAEKEIGGETRTIIGAALGQYGKNGVANIDEVTKVTRTLIEAGQEALTSKKIVKKGDVVGEVDDGLGGTTPVVATKDVTAAGWSGLTVKLKLGEDGGETIPHSAKAGTKVGVLSVGDGKDGAVEVPVALQKDLAEPGFGAKLKRVG from the coding sequence ATGTTTTGGCGCAACGGCAACGCGAGCGGCATGGCGTACGAGGAGGCATCGGTGGCGGGCGAGACCCCCGACAGGTCGAAGCAGCGGAAGTCGTCGGGGAAACCGACTGGGTCAGAACCGTCCGTGCCGGCGCCGGAGGAACGCGACCCGCGTCTTGCGGTGGCCCGCGAGGTCCCCGCGGCGCGCGAGGAGACGCGCGACGAGGTGCGCGACGAGGTTCGGGAGGACAAGGCGACGGCGGTCTTCTCGACGAAGGCGGTGGCTGAGGCGGCGGAGGCGGAGCCGGAGGCCTCCGGCTCCAAGGACGCCGAGGGATCCCCTGAGGGTTCCTCTGAGGCCGCCGAGTCCGAGGCCGAGCCCAAGGGCGAGGAGAAGGGCGACGCGCGGCTGCGGGCCGCTGTGGCGGCGTGGGTGGCCTCCGCGGACGAGGAGGGCCCCAAGGCCGCGGAGGGCGAGAAGTCCGCGCAGGAGGCGGCTGCGGCCGACGAGGAGGCTGCCTCTGGGGAGGACGCAGCCTCTGACGAGGACGCGACCGCCGCCGACGACGGGGAGGACGACTCCTCCGGCGACTCCGACGCTGCGGGTGAGTCCGAGACGGAGCCGGAGTCCGAGACCGAGCCCGAGGCCGAGCCCGAGGCTGCGGCGTCGGAGAGCGATGCGGCCGACAAGGTCCCGGCTGACGACGAGGCCGACGCCTCGGAGGACTCCGGGCCCACTGACTCCGCCGACTCCGCGGATTCCACCGAGGCCGACGCCGACGAGGCCGAGCCCGAGGCTGCGGCGTCGGAGAGCGATGCGGCCGACAAGGCTCCGGCTGACGACGAGGCCGACGCCTCGGAGGACTCCGAGGCCACTGACTCCGCCGACTCCGCGGATTCCACCGAGGACGACGCCGACGAGGACGAGGCCAAGGGCGAGACCAAGGCCGAGGCAGAGGTCGGGGACGAGACCCCCGAGCCTCCCTCCGGCGGAGTCGATCAGGCCACCGCCGTCTTCAAGGCGCTGCCCCCGAAGGCAGTCGACCAGCCGACGACCATGCTCAAGCTGAGCGACCACAAGCCCGAGGCCAAGAAGCCGGAAGCCAAGAAGCCCGCGGACAAGGCCGACCCAAAGCCCGCTGCAAAGCCGACCGCAAAGCCGTCCGCAAAGCCGGAAGGCGAGGCCGAGCGCACCAGCAAGTTCGTCGCGCTCAAGCCCCTGGACACCCCCTCGTCCAGCGGCGCGCTGCCCCCGGCCAAGGCCACCCCCGCAGCCGGGGCCGCGCCCGCGGCCGGTGCCGCGACGCCCGAGAAGGCGCCCACGCCCGAGAAGGCGCCCACGCCAGAGAAGGGCAACGTAGGCCCCGAGCGCACCACCCAGCAGCCTCTCCCCCCGAGGCCGCCGCTCGACCTCCTCGCCGAGCTGACCAACACCCCGCCGCCCCCGGAGACCCGCGTGCGCACCACCGTGCGCAGGGTCAAGATCTGGACGCCGCTGGTGCTGCTCATGGTGATCGTCTTTGCGGTCGTACAGGCAGTGCGTCCGCTGCCGACGCCGACCCTCACGCTCACCGCGAAGGAGACGGTCTCCTTCGAGGGTGACAAGCCGTCCATGCCGTGGCCGAGCCAGGGCGAGGCCGCGATGGACGTCAACGGCATCGGGACGTTCGGCACGAGCGGCAGTCAGAAGCCCGTGCCGATCGCGAGCATCGCCAAGGTCATGACCGTCTATCTGATCCTGCGCGACCACCCGCTGAAGAAGGGCGGCGACAACGGCCCGGACATCCCGGTCGACGCCGCCGCGGCGAAGCACTACGAGACGGGCAAGGCGGGCAACGAGTCGGTCGTCAAGGTGACCGAGGGTCAGAAGATCAGCGAGTACGAGGCGCTGCAGGCGGTCATGCTGCCGTCCGCGAACAACATCGCCAAGCTGCTCGCCCGCTGGGACACCAAGAGCGATTCCGAGGACGAGTTCGTCGCGAAGATGAACAAGACGGCCAAGGAACTCGGCATGAAGAACACCCACTACACGGACCCGAGCGGCCTGGACAAGACGACCGTCTCGACCGCCGAGGACCTCGTGAAGCTGGGCCGGGCCGCGATGGAGGACCCGGTCTTCAACGAGATCTCCCGCCAGCCCAGCTACAAGGACCTCAACGGCGACAAGCAGAACAACTTCTTCGGGCTCGTCCCGACGGTCGCCATCGGCATCAAGACCGGCACCACCACCGCGGCGGGCGGCAACATCCTCTTCGCCGCGGAGAAGGAGATCGGCGGCGAGACCCGGACGATCATCGGTGCCGCACTCGGCCAGTACGGGAAGAACGGCGTGGCCAACATCGACGAGGTCACCAAGGTCACCCGCACGCTCATCGAGGCCGGGCAGGAAGCGCTCACCTCCAAGAAGATCGTGAAGAAGGGTGATGTCGTCGGTGAGGTCGACGACGGCCTGGGCGGCACGACCCCGGTCGTCGCCACCAAGGACGTCACCGCCGCGGGCTGGTCGGGCCTGACCGTGAAGCTGAAGCTCGGCGAGGACGGCGGCGAAACCATCCCGCACTCGGCGAAGGCAGGCACCAAGGTCGGCGTACTGAGCGTCGGCGACGGCAAGGACGGCGCCGTCGAGGTGCCCGTCGCGCTCCAGAAGGACCTCGCCGAGCCGGGCTTCGGAGCCAAGCTCAAGCGCGTCGGCTGA